The DNA segment GTGTCCTTTGTGTCCTTTGCGGTTCGTTTTTCATAATTTTGCGTAAGTCCTATATGTTTGTCCATTAAAGTGCAGTAAAACGTTGATTTATCGTTGACTAAATTTATTTAACTTCCTAAAATTATTCTATAGTTTGTAGGTAGTGATGTCTACTTAAAAGACGCGAAGCGAGTTTCGTTTAAAAATTTATGGTTGGCTATTATAGCCTGTGTTCTTTAAGCAGATTGGGTCTTCATGTTTTGAAGTTTTTATACCTTGAAAAATGGTTAAGAAAATAGAATATGCTCATATTCACCTAAAGCACGATGGAATGTATATTTATCTTCATATAGTTTACGCGCCCTTTCACCCATTAACTTAACTCTTTCTTCGTCACTTTGTAGTTTACGAATTATATCAGCAAGGTATTCAGGGTTATGAGGAGGAACATTAATCCCACAATTAGAATTAGTTAATAACTGGTCTATATATGAATTTGGTAAAGATATAGATATAATTCCCCTTCCTGCTGCTAACATTCCGTAGAGTTTTGAGGGTGCAACTATACTTTCTGCACCTGGGATGAGGCTGACTAAGGAAATATCGCAAGCTGTTAATGATAAGGAAAGTGATTCTCTAGGTTGGTAAGGTAGTAGGATAATGTTTTTTAAATTATGAGTATCAATGGCTTGTCTGACTATTTTAGTTTTTGCTCCATCACCAATAAATACAAATTTAATCGGATCATTTTTAAGTATGATGGCGGCTTCAGTAATGGTTTCGATGTCATGTAGTCTACCCAGATTACCTGAATATAAAACAGTAAATATTTTATCAAGTTTATGCTGTTGGGCAAACCGATTTTCTTGTTTGCTTACAGTAGGAATATCTTCAATTGCCCAATTTTCAATGACTTTAATCTTTAGTTTTAAATCAGGATATTTTTTTTCTAAAAATTCTTGCATTGAGGTACTAAGAACGATTATACATTCAGAATATTTATAAGTTAAATATATTAATTTACTAAGGAATTTATAGAATATGCTATTTGCCTTGATGATTCCAGACATTGCAGCTGATTCTGGAAAAATATCTTGCACGAGAAAATAATATTTACCCCTATGTATAATTTTAAAGCAGATGCCTAAAACACCAGCATAGGGAGGGTTAGAAGCAATTAACAGAGGTTTATTACGGGGTACGCTAAAGATTACATACCATAAAGCACCGAGGAGGAAAAATATTGAACTAGCAAGTTTGCTGTAAATACTGATGCTAGATTTTATGGGAGAAAAGGCGCGGTTGATGTTGATTTGATTTAGTGACTCTGGGATAGTTTGTTCTGCTGGAGTTCCCGTGAAAATGTTGACGCTGTATCTACGGCTAGACAGCCCCTTCGCTAAGTCTGTCATTAGTTGGGAGGTAGCACCCTGGTGGGGGTAGAAATATTGGGTGAGAGTTGTGATTTCATGAATATCTGTATAAATCATGGGAATTTATCAGGAAATTGAAGTGTTAGAAAGTTTCTTGTATATATCTAATGTTGAATCAGCCGCGATTTCCCAGGAGAATAATTCTGCTCGCCTTTGTTTAGCGTTAATGGTTATTTGTTCTCTGAGTTGATCATTATTTAGTAGCAATTCGATAGCAGCGTAAAATTGTTCAAAATCTTTTTGCTTGACAACAATTCCAGAATTATTATCCAATTGATAAGAAATTCCTCCTGTATCATAGGCAATTACAGGTAATCCCATTGCCATTGCTTCTAAAATAGTCAATGGTAGGGTATCTGCTAAACTAGGAAACAGAAGTATTGTAGATAAATTATAAAGCACTCTTTGCTCAGTTAATGTTAAAAAGTCTGTAAAAATAACATCTACATTATTGGAGCGTGGAATTTTTTGCTGCCATTGAAATGGTTCTTCTCGAGACAATAACTTGCCACCAATCAATACAGTGGCAGGTTGTGATAAACATGATGCAACTCTAATAACTGTGTCTAATCCTTTGTTACCTGTATGGTTACCAATAAAAAGTAAAATAGGTTTTTCTTCAGGAATACTAAATTTTTCTAATACAGCAGTACACTCTTCTTTTAAAGGAGGTGTTAGAAAGAAAGGATTAATTCCATTGGGAACTAGATGAATTTTATTTTCGGAAATTCCTCGTTCAATCAGCATATTTCTTTCTTTAGGATATCCAGATAAAATAGCATCTACATAGTTTAAGGCTCTGGTAATAGGTTGGGTTATTCCCTTTTCCCAAGCCCATTTTTGATAACTTGGTAAGCCGTAGTTTGGGTTCATTACCTCAAAAAACCCATGTGTAGAAGCGACAACTTTTATCCCGGCTTCAGATGATTTTCGAGCTATTTTTTCAAAAGCTAAACCAGGCAGAGGGTTTTGTAAATGAACTATATCAGGAGTAGTATCCAGAATATCATCTAAAATTGCGCTATCTAAAAAAAATGCTCTTAATTTTTTTGGCAGTAATTCACCGACAATACCAAACTTAATTTTCGTAGTGTAATTCTTAATTTTTAAGTCATCAATATAAAATTCTTCATTTTTATCCCACATTCGCCATAGTTCGACTGAAAATTTAGCAGCCATATAGCGACTGTGCCACTCAGCAGCAACAGCACCACCCCCTAAACGGCTACCTGATGTAGATACATTGACAACTATAGCTTTTGGTTTACTCATATTATTAATTTATGAATGTTTTAAACTGCGCTGCATTTCAGACTACTGCAATTGTTTAAACCAACGAACATATTCCTCCATTCCTGCGGATAATTTGTGTTTAGGAACACATCCAATAGTTTGAAGATGTTGAATATCAGCGATTAATGAAAAAGGGTCTCCGCTTCGCTGTTTCCCAGAGAATTTTATTTGGGGAGATTCACCCCAGGCTTGGGATAAAATAGTTGCAACATCACGTACACAAGTACCAATTCCAGTACCACCATTGACTATCAAAGGAGTGCAAGACGCTTTATCTGCAACTGCAATTAAAACCCGCACAGCATCTTCTACAAATAACCAGTCACGAATTTCATCACCTGTACCATGCAGTTCTAATATCGAGGGTGATTGTTGCAAACGGTGGCATAAATCCCATAAAAGTTGTTTACATAAGCCAGGTCCATAAACTGAAAATAAACGCACAATTGCTATTTTTAGACCAAAATTATGGGCATAAGATTCGCATAGTAATTCAGCAGCACGTTTATGAAAACCGTAAGGAGAATAGGGAGTAAAACACCCATCCTCTGAAATTACACCAGTGTGATTATTGCCATAAATAGCTGCACTTGAACTTACTACTAATTTTGTCTCCAGTACATTGCCTCGAATCCATTCTAAAAGTGCGGCTGTGGTAGACACAGAACGGCGAAAATCTTCAGCAGGTGCTTGTATAGACAAACCAACCGAACTACCTCCAGCCAAATGATAAATTACATCCGGTTGACCAGATGTTTCTAACAATTGACGTAAGTTAAATTCCTCTATTTCGCCATTCAGCCAGTAGGATATACCAAACTTGCTAGATATTTCTGGAGGTAATGCCCCGTGACCTAATCCTAAAACTTGGTTTCCTTGTCTTGCGAGGTAATTACATAGGTTTTTACCAATAAAACCACGAGCGCCCGTAACCCATACAACCCTCATTAAGTCTTATCCTCCGGTTTATAACAAACAAAGCTAAACAGCCGTCCTGGCCTATTATCAATCGTTGACAGTAACTTCAGAAGTATATTAAAAGTATTTTTACTAGAAAACAACTTATAGATTATTGCACCAATAGGTACGGCATGAAATTTTTTCTTTAACTTGGTTTTTAGAGATTGTTCTGTAAGGGGAGCATAATTAATCACACTTTCAAAAGGTGCTATTACTTGATTTATTCTTAACTCTGCGAATTTAATTGCTCCTAGATACTGTTTGAGTAAATAAGCATTCTCTCCTCCATAAAGATTATGTAGTGGATGGGCATTAAGGAATTTAGGCAAGTCACTTGGAGAGGAAATAACGTGTTCTCTCACTGCGATAAATATTCCTCCAGGTTTGAGGACTCGGTATATCTCATTACATAATCGCTGTAAATCTTGTGCATGGTGCAAAACCTGTCTAGCAAAAACCAAATCAAACGTTTGGTTGCTAAAAGGTAATTTTTCGCCAAATTCTTGTGTCACTTCAATAGCTAATTGGCTTTCTTCTGATAATTTGCGAATTGCACCAACACCTACCAAATCACTAGAATCTGGTTCTAAAGCTTTGACTTGCCAACCATCTTTTGCGAGAGCATAACTGGCTATTCCGTTACCAGCACCAATATCCAAAGCTGTTCCGTGATGCTGAGGCAAAAATTTTTGGATGGCTTGCCATTCCTCACTTTTCCAGTAGCGTTCTGCTGCGGATTTTAATGATTTATCGTAATAACAAGCAAGCACTAATTCTTGCTTTTCTGGTTGGGAAATTAGCCATGAAACGGCCTCTTCCCAGGTTTGGAATTTACTATCTTTCATTTTCAGGAATTTCACGAATTACTTTTGCTGGATTTCCGGCAACTATTGTCCACGCAGGTACATCTTTTGTGACAACTGAACCTGCTCCTACAATCGCCCCCTCACCAATGGTTACGCCTTTGAGGATGATGGAACTGACTCCTATCCAAACTGAATTCTCTAGGATTACTGGTGTGTTTGGAATTTTTGTGTATACATCTGGAAATATTCCTTTAGAAAAGTTAACTGCATCTTCAAAACGTTGTTTAGGAGATATGGGATGTAAGTTACTATCCATAATAAAAACGTGATCCGCAATCCAACATCCTTTTCCTATAAACACTTTATTGGCACAAAATATTCGAGAATTACCGATAAATGTGTAATCATCTATGAATAATTCTCCATGTTCGTAAACTTCTAAAATAGCATTTATAAATACTCCATTACCTAGTTTAATTGAAGAAGGATTATTAGCGTGATTATAAATTTTTGTATGATGATAAAGCCTACATCCTTTTCCTTTTGTTAAACATTTATTCCCATTTAGTTTACGCAGTATTTTAAGTATAAGTTTCATTATTTATATGTTTGTTAAAAATTTCACTATTTTAGTTATATTTAAGATAGTATTTTTTATGAGTAATAAAAAGCTATAGTTATTTCTTATAATTATTTTTTTTATAATATTAAAATCGTCTTTTTTGATAGTTACATATCGCGGTAGATGAAAAAGTTTTGATGAATTCATTTCAGGAATGCTTTTGAATACCAGACGTGCTAAAAATGACCCATGAGTACCACTGCCATCAAAACCAATATTATGGACATAACTTTTTGGAGGATACACAACACATCCATTATTGTCGAAAACACTCCAATACCATCGTATAGCCCAAGAATCTATGTCTCCAGATATTTGCTGTTTCAGCATCTTAAAATAATCAAAACAACCATCTAAATTGAATCGGTTTTGCATCTGTTTATCTGTTTGTAATACCTCCCATCCAGAAGCTTCAGCATCAAAATAATCCCACGCTCGCTTCCAGGTAGCCCAACCCCAAGAAGTTGTAAAAGGTAGAAATATTGCTTCGCTTCGGTTTGCAAATTCTGGTACAGGGAACATATGTCCAGAAACCTGCATCACAGAAGGTTCATCCTGATATTTTTCCAACGCAGCATTTAAAAACCCTAAAAACTGAGGCGCAACAACTAAATCATCTTCTACTACAATTACGCGTTGATATTTATCACACAAACTCGTAACACCTGAAATAATTGAGTTTGCTAAACCTCTATTGGTCGTAGATGCTATAATCTCAGCCTTTGTTCCTACTAAAGAACGGACTACCTCACGAACTTGCATTACTTTTTCTTTGTCCTTATCTGTCTTCGCTCCATCGCAAAAAATATAGAGAGGGCTATTCGCAAACTCTGGACACTGCATTAAATTTTCTATTGTGCGGCGAGTATGCTCTGGACGCTTATAGACAAAAAGTGCAATAGGAGAATAATTCATACATAGACCATAATAAAGTATGATTCAGACTTTTGATTCTAAGTAGGCTGTATTTAACTTTTTTAATCCAATAATAGCAAAAAATAAATACCAAAACGTATATGAGCTGTATAAAGCACCAGAAAGCATAGCAGCAATAGCATATTGAATATAAATAAGTCCTAACCATCCCCATGAATTATTTTCATCCATAATTATTCTTAATGCCTTGATTCCAGCATAAACATAAAGGAGCAAAAATAAAAATCCGCCGAGAAGCCCAGTAGCAAGAAATGCTTCAAGTATTAAATTATGTGGATATCCCAATACTGGAATTTCTAAGGCATAGCCAAATATTGGGTATTCTGCAATCAGTTCAATTGCCGTACGATATAGTTCTGGACGTTGGACAAATCTTGAACTATCAAAATCATTTGCAATAGATGAAAAACGTTCTACTATATTACTACCAGAATCTAATGCTAATGAAAGCGATATATTTGCAAAAATCATCACTATGATCATAATGCTAAATACTTTTAATATATTAACGCCCTTTTTTTGCACACTAATTAGCAAGAGAATAACACATAAAGTTATCGCTATAATTGGTCCTCTTGACGCTGCAAAAATTAGTAAACCTAAACCTAGGATTAAAAATAATATATAAAGTATTGTGTCACGCTTGTTTTTAAAATATTTTTTATTTAGGAGAATGTAGAGACTAATTAATAAAAGTGAACCGCCTTGGTGACCCAAAGAAATAGGATTTAAAGCTTCCCCTGCAAGTCTACCTTGTTCGATAAATACTCTACTGACTTGTCCTTGTAAAACCCCAGGTATTACTAGACTTGAAGCAACAGCTAAAAAGACCCAAGATAAATACAAATATTTTTGTGATTTTTTGAAATCTAAAAATAAAAATGTTGTTGCTGGTATAAGGCAAATGCCAAACCAGTTTAACAAGTATTCGCTTGGTTCTTTAGTCAAAACATTATTATAACCAACATCATAAATTAGCCTAAATGATAGAGAAGCAAGAAAAATAAAAAGAATAAATATTAATAATTCTTGTGTAGTTCTTAAGTTTTTTCTAGGACTTCTATCGTGTTGAGTTACACTAAGATTTTTTAGAATCAAAAATATACAAAATAATATACTATTTCCTAAGATAATCACTCTATAAGGTAAAGTTAGCAAGCGAGAATTTGAAGCGTCAGTGACTAAAGACGCAATTATTCCATAGCCAAAAAGAGCAGTACAAAAAAACCATATTTTATATAAATTAGCAAAAGAATGATAGAAATTTTTTATTTTCATCTCACAAGTTTATTAATTTCAATATTTGCTTTTTAATTGATTTACAAATGATGATTAAGTACACAAATTAGCTCACTGTGAGGTCTGTATGCAACTACTAAAAGTTTTGGAGGTTTTGCTTGACGGATAGCTTTAAATATCTTTTGTGTTGTATCAGGGCGATTGAATATTAAAAAAGCTACTGGGGTTTTCATAAATTATTTATAAAACGATATTATCAACATTTAATAGGCTTTTTTTTGGGCTTCCATATACAATGTTTCCCATGCTCGTTCATCTCTATCCTTCAACAGGGAAATATCAGTTGATTTCATAAAAGAAACCTCTTGAGCATTTATAAAACCAGATTCATTTAAACATCTTCCTAGTAGCTCACTATCCCAGAGAGACAGATGGAAGTAGTCTTGAGTCAAAGTTCTCATGGCTTCACATCCTGTTTGCCATTCATTAAATTTCTGGTGTACCTCTTCACCAGAGTAATAACTTACATATTTTTTTAAATCTGGAACTGTTATTCTAAGCCAAGCACCTGGCTTCATTGTTCTATACAACTCTTGGAGTAATCTCTGTGCTTGATCTGGATACAAGTGTTCAAGGGTATGTTCAGTAAACACACCATCCCAAACATTATCATCACAATTAAGGGGGAATCTCAAATCCAACATCCAATCAGGTCTATTTTTTTTTCTTTTTATTAAAAAAATAGACCTGAAACTGAAACTAAAAAAATCAGCGTTTATAAAATTTTCAAACTTGTTTTGACCACAACCTAAATTCAATAAATTTCTATGATCATGTTTAAGCTTAGGTTTGCTATTGAAAAATAGTCTTCCAAATATACTGCTGATTTCAAACAATAAGACACGGGATATTGATACTTTATATGTTGCATTATAGATGGATTTTTTTGGAAACTCACACATAAATAGTTTACCTTATTATTTGATGTAAAAAAAATTGAAATCAACTACGAAAAAATATAATAGATGTCATTTGCAAGGTAAATATTTTCCATGTTCTTGAATCTATAGCATTAGCAAAAGCTGAACCAACGCCATAAGAAATAACAGTAGCGATCGCAGCACCCACCCCAGCATAAGCTGGAATCAGTAATAAATTTAAGAAGACATTAGTAATTGCCCCCATCAAAGTTCTGCGGAAAGAAAGGTGAGTTAAACCCTCGGCAATAAACCAAGATGAAGTGGCAACTCCCATAAATACGAACAAAGAAGCCCAAATATGAATTGCTAGAATTGACCCTGCTGCTGCATAGCTATTACCAAAAAGCATTATAATTATTCT comes from the Nodularia sp. NIES-3585 genome and includes:
- a CDS encoding glycosyltransferase family 4 protein, which gives rise to MIYTDIHEITTLTQYFYPHQGATSQLMTDLAKGLSSRRYSVNIFTGTPAEQTIPESLNQININRAFSPIKSSISIYSKLASSIFFLLGALWYVIFSVPRNKPLLIASNPPYAGVLGICFKIIHRGKYYFLVQDIFPESAAMSGIIKANSIFYKFLSKLIYLTYKYSECIIVLSTSMQEFLEKKYPDLKLKIKVIENWAIEDIPTVSKQENRFAQQHKLDKIFTVLYSGNLGRLHDIETITEAAIILKNDPIKFVFIGDGAKTKIVRQAIDTHNLKNIILLPYQPRESLSLSLTACDISLVSLIPGAESIVAPSKLYGMLAAGRGIISISLPNSYIDQLLTNSNCGINVPPHNPEYLADIIRKLQSDEERVKLMGERARKLYEDKYTFHRALGEYEHILFS
- a CDS encoding class I SAM-dependent methyltransferase; the protein is MKDSKFQTWEEAVSWLISQPEKQELVLACYYDKSLKSAAERYWKSEEWQAIQKFLPQHHGTALDIGAGNGIASYALAKDGWQVKALEPDSSDLVGVGAIRKLSEESQLAIEVTQEFGEKLPFSNQTFDLVFARQVLHHAQDLQRLCNEIYRVLKPGGIFIAVREHVISSPSDLPKFLNAHPLHNLYGGENAYLLKQYLGAIKFAELRINQVIAPFESVINYAPLTEQSLKTKLKKKFHAVPIGAIIYKLFSSKNTFNILLKLLSTIDNRPGRLFSFVCYKPEDKT
- a CDS encoding DapH/DapD/GlmU-related protein → MKLILKILRKLNGNKCLTKGKGCRLYHHTKIYNHANNPSSIKLGNGVFINAILEVYEHGELFIDDYTFIGNSRIFCANKVFIGKGCWIADHVFIMDSNLHPISPKQRFEDAVNFSKGIFPDVYTKIPNTPVILENSVWIGVSSIILKGVTIGEGAIVGAGSVVTKDVPAWTIVAGNPAKVIREIPENER
- a CDS encoding sugar transferase, translated to MNYSPIALFVYKRPEHTRRTIENLMQCPEFANSPLYIFCDGAKTDKDKEKVMQVREVVRSLVGTKAEIIASTTNRGLANSIISGVTSLCDKYQRVIVVEDDLVVAPQFLGFLNAALEKYQDEPSVMQVSGHMFPVPEFANRSEAIFLPFTTSWGWATWKRAWDYFDAEASGWEVLQTDKQMQNRFNLDGCFDYFKMLKQQISGDIDSWAIRWYWSVFDNNGCVVYPPKSYVHNIGFDGSGTHGSFLARLVFKSIPEMNSSKLFHLPRYVTIKKDDFNIIKKIIIRNNYSFLLLIKNTILNITKIVKFLTNI
- a CDS encoding glycosyltransferase family 4 protein, yielding MSKPKAIVVNVSTSGSRLGGGAVAAEWHSRYMAAKFSVELWRMWDKNEEFYIDDLKIKNYTTKIKFGIVGELLPKKLRAFFLDSAILDDILDTTPDIVHLQNPLPGLAFEKIARKSSEAGIKVVASTHGFFEVMNPNYGLPSYQKWAWEKGITQPITRALNYVDAILSGYPKERNMLIERGISENKIHLVPNGINPFFLTPPLKEECTAVLEKFSIPEEKPILLFIGNHTGNKGLDTVIRVASCLSQPATVLIGGKLLSREEPFQWQQKIPRSNNVDVIFTDFLTLTEQRVLYNLSTILLFPSLADTLPLTILEAMAMGLPVIAYDTGGISYQLDNNSGIVVKQKDFEQFYAAIELLLNNDQLREQITINAKQRRAELFSWEIAADSTLDIYKKLSNTSIS
- a CDS encoding O-antigen ligase is translated as MKIKNFYHSFANLYKIWFFCTALFGYGIIASLVTDASNSRLLTLPYRVIILGNSILFCIFLILKNLSVTQHDRSPRKNLRTTQELLIFILFIFLASLSFRLIYDVGYNNVLTKEPSEYLLNWFGICLIPATTFLFLDFKKSQKYLYLSWVFLAVASSLVIPGVLQGQVSRVFIEQGRLAGEALNPISLGHQGGSLLLISLYILLNKKYFKNKRDTILYILFLILGLGLLIFAASRGPIIAITLCVILLLISVQKKGVNILKVFSIMIIVMIFANISLSLALDSGSNIVERFSSIANDFDSSRFVQRPELYRTAIELIAEYPIFGYALEIPVLGYPHNLILEAFLATGLLGGFLFLLLYVYAGIKALRIIMDENNSWGWLGLIYIQYAIAAMLSGALYSSYTFWYLFFAIIGLKKLNTAYLESKV
- a CDS encoding methyltransferase domain-containing protein; this translates as MCEFPKKSIYNATYKVSISRVLLFEISSIFGRLFFNSKPKLKHDHRNLLNLGCGQNKFENFINADFFSFSFRSIFLIKRKKNRPDWMLDLRFPLNCDDNVWDGVFTEHTLEHLYPDQAQRLLQELYRTMKPGAWLRITVPDLKKYVSYYSGEEVHQKFNEWQTGCEAMRTLTQDYFHLSLWDSELLGRCLNESGFINAQEVSFMKSTDISLLKDRDERAWETLYMEAQKKAY
- a CDS encoding NAD(P)-dependent oxidoreductase — translated: MRVVWVTGARGFIGKNLCNYLARQGNQVLGLGHGALPPEISSKFGISYWLNGEIEEFNLRQLLETSGQPDVIYHLAGGSSVGLSIQAPAEDFRRSVSTTAALLEWIRGNVLETKLVVSSSAAIYGNNHTGVISEDGCFTPYSPYGFHKRAAELLCESYAHNFGLKIAIVRLFSVYGPGLCKQLLWDLCHRLQQSPSILELHGTGDEIRDWLFVEDAVRVLIAVADKASCTPLIVNGGTGIGTCVRDVATILSQAWGESPQIKFSGKQRSGDPFSLIADIQHLQTIGCVPKHKLSAGMEEYVRWFKQLQ